One Agelaius phoeniceus isolate bAgePho1 chromosome 6, bAgePho1.hap1, whole genome shotgun sequence DNA window includes the following coding sequences:
- the LOC129121876 gene encoding inositol 1,4,5-trisphosphate receptor-interacting protein-like 1 yields the protein MLILFLLWLVQCLRHFISVYLDEDLNQQRTQMMQELAHKALEQSVGSWGALLWTAVQQCLFWALAGSLMVLLALYWWLRKRVHEVDNRRDSESEESEEESPADRNMIWIFSRRFQLSVPKLASRRRVVQELLNDLLRVSHNLFSDSFFPVLEPVIGVGSACEGWSPHKEEDIVYCMFVPLKPPRGHAFHLEPDCMGEMPQTSMRVRVELVCTCTGEQPDQDMLCFLHHSEQELKRNQVASLLHTLCTGPYLDGEKIALWFQTFVISAWSMVPQSRRYSMKVLPSCRSCKMKLMKASGRSIFVETVFSVQQGDSDIFLSSQPPEAQLPPSTTWLESYAVAEAKFFRHVAMRAPPRSCHLKCLRLCARILEGSGLSIYALKTTVMHLLTLIPLSEWQHKYLLMRVDDTMHYLRCCLEEKRLKHFFFDNEDMPQEISLPPAFQGAQPLNLFQHLAQDPAAQTEALKKFDDLQYHFYFGF from the coding sequence ATGCTCATACTATTCCTGCTCTGGCTTGTGCAATGCCTCCGCCATTTCATCAGTGTGTACCTGGATGAGGACCTCAACCAGCAGAGGACTCAGATGATGCAGGAGTTGGCCCAcaaggctctggagcagagtGTTGGgtcctggggagccttgctctgGACTGCAGTGCAGCAATGCCTGTTCTGGGCCCTTGCTGGATCCCTGATGGTGCTCTTGGCACTCTACTGGTGGCTCAGGAAAAGGGTCCATGAGGTGGACAACAGAAGGGACTCAGAGAGTGAAGAAAGTGAGGAAGAAAGTCCTGCTGATAGGAATATGATCTGGATCTTTTCAAGACGCTTCCAGCTGTCAGTGCCAAAGCTGGCTTCTAGGAGACGggtggtgcaggagctgctgaatgACCTTCTCCGAGTCTCCCACAACCTCTTTTCAGACAGCTTCTTCCCGGTGCTGGAACCAGTCATTGGGGTGGGCAGTGCCTGTGAAGGATGGAGTCCCCATAAGGAGGAGGACATTGTCTATTGCATGTTTGTGCCCCTGAAGCCGCCCCGTGGGCACGCCTTCCATCTGGAGCCAGACTGCATGGGGGAGATGCCACAAACGAGCATGCGTGTCCGCGTGGAGCTGGTGTGCACCTGCACTGGGGAACAGCCTGACCAGGACATGCTGTGCTTCCTCCACCACTCTGAGCAGGAGCTGAAGAGAAATCAGGTGGCCAGCCTTCTACACACCCTCTGCACTGGCCCTTACCTAGATGGGGAGAAAATTGCCCTCTGGTTCCAGACGTTTGTGATCTCAGCCTGGTCGATGGTGCCTCAGTCCCGTCGCTACAGCATGAAGgtgcttccctcctgccgctcctGCAAGATGAAGCTGATGAAAGCCTCTGGGAGAAGCATCTTTGTGGAGACAGTATTTAGTGTGCAGCAAGGCGACTCGGACATCTTCCTGAGCAGCCAGCCTCCAGAGGCCCAACTGCCCCCAAGCACGACGTGGCTGGAGAGCTATGCTGTGGCAGAGGCAAAGTTCTTCAGGCACGTGGCCATGCGGGCCCCACCCCGCAGCTGCCACCTCAAGTGCCTGCGGCTCTGTGCTCGCATTCTGGAGGGCTCAGGCCTTTCTATCTATGCCTTGAAGACCACGGTCATGCACCTCCTGACCTTGATCCCTCTGTCAGAATGGCAGCACAAGTATCTCCTGATGAGGGTGGATGACACCATGCACTACCTGCGCTGCTGCCTCGAGGAGAAACGCCTCAAGCACTTCTTCTTTGACAATGAGGACATGCCCCAGGAGATTTCCTTGCCCCCAGCCTTCcagggggcacagcccctgaacCTCTtccagcacctggcacaggaTCCAGCCGCTCAGACTGAGGCATTGAAGAAGTTTGATGACCTGCAATATCACTTCTACTTTGGGTTCTGA